The Flavobacterium faecale genome has a segment encoding these proteins:
- a CDS encoding hydrolase produces MGKHDIKIPLESVTLKGKLMIPPKATGIVVFCNCSSSCTTDPKNIQLAELLQKDNLGTLIFNLLTTTEAANCENKFNIDLLVGRLIKTTDWLLLNPANNELPIGYLGAKTGAAVAMRAAAYFGTDIKAVVSRSGRPDMVMDTLNQITAPTLLLVNGIDIPIISLNKIAYDNLVSEKEMKILPRTPAVMNEANKLKEAAEVAISWFQKYFGSKNTYSF; encoded by the coding sequence ATGGGAAAACATGACATTAAAATACCATTAGAATCCGTTACCTTAAAAGGCAAACTGATGATACCACCAAAAGCAACAGGCATTGTCGTGTTTTGCAATTGCAGTAGTAGTTGCACGACCGATCCAAAAAATATCCAGTTAGCCGAATTGCTTCAAAAAGACAACCTTGGCACATTGATATTCAATTTACTTACCACTACCGAAGCAGCAAATTGCGAGAATAAGTTCAATATCGATTTACTCGTGGGCCGATTAATCAAAACTACCGATTGGTTACTTTTGAATCCCGCTAACAATGAATTGCCGATTGGCTATTTGGGTGCAAAAACAGGAGCGGCAGTGGCAATGCGAGCCGCAGCCTATTTTGGGACAGACATCAAAGCAGTAGTTTCAAGAAGCGGTCGCCCCGATATGGTAATGGATACGCTTAATCAAATTACAGCGCCTACCCTTTTGCTGGTCAATGGTATCGATATTCCTATTATTAGTTTAAACAAAATAGCTTACGACAATTTAGTTAGCGAAAAAGAGATGAAAATCCTGCCGCGAACACCCGCCGTAATGAACGAAGCCAATAAACTAAAGGAAGCTGCAGAAGTAGCTATCAGTTGGTTTCAAAAATATTTTGGCAGTAAAAATACTTACTCTTTCTAA